A region from the Triticum aestivum cultivar Chinese Spring chromosome 3D, IWGSC CS RefSeq v2.1, whole genome shotgun sequence genome encodes:
- the LOC123078898 gene encoding ABC transporter B family member 4-like encodes MDATAEASGGGKDDRPEKKVPLLGMFRYADRLDVLLMAVGSLGAVANGVSEPLISILFGDVINSFGQSTTSTVLRAVTKVCLNFIYLGVGAAVASFLQVSCWMMAGERHSSRIRSLYLKSVLRQDIAFFDTQMTTGEAVSRMSSDTVMIQDALGEKAGKLVQHTSAFFGGFIIAFTKGWLLTLAMLTSLPLIAIAGSVSAQLLTQISSKRLTSYSDAADTVELTIGSIRTVVSFNGEKEAIEMYNKFIKNAYMTVVEEGLVSGFGMGSVFCIIFSSYGLAFWYGGKLIIDKGYTGGKIITVLFAVLTGATSLGNATPSISAIVGGQSAAYRLFETIERKPKIDSDDTSGIVLENIKGDVEIKDVYFSYPARPEQLVLDGLSLQVACGTTMAIVGESGSGKSTVISLVERFYDPQAGEVLIDGVNIKNLNLDWIRGQIGLVSQEPSLFMTSIKDNIIYGKEDATLEEIKRAAELANAASFIDKLPNGYNTLVGQHGTLLSGGQKQRIAIARAILKDPKILLLDEATSALDVESERIVQEALNRIMVQRTTLVVAHRVSTVRNVDCITVVHQGKIVEQGPHQALVKDPSGAYSQLIRLQETHGNERRKIQDPGVHNSLSKSTSLSIRQSMPKDSFGNSNKYSFRSVELQEDEMTGEQNKDDLPDGKTLQKAPIGRLFYLNKPEVPFLLLGVIAASVHGIIFPLFGILMSGIIKSFYEPPDKLRKDSSFWALIAVVLGVAAFIAIPAEYLLFGIAGGKLIERVRTLSFQNIVHQEIAWFDNPSNSSGALGTRLSVDALNVRRLVGDNLGIIVQSTAAIITGFVIAFTADWRLALIITCVIPLVGAQGYAQVKFFKGFSEEAKEMYEDASQVATDAVSSIRTIASFCAEKRVVTTYNKKCEALRKQGVQTGIVGGLGFGFSLLVLYLTYALCFYVGAKFVRQGKTTFADVFKVFFALVLAAVGVSQASALASNATKARHSAISVFSILDRKSKIDTSSDEGLMLENVTGDIDFSNVSFKYPSRPDVQIFSDFTLHIPSRKTMALVGESGSGKSTIIALLERFYDPDSGRILVDGVQIKSLRISWLRDQMGLVGQEPVLFNDTIRANITYGKHGEATEEQVTVAAKAANAHEFISSLPQGYDTPVGEKGVQLSGGQKQRVAIARAIIKDPKILLLDEATSALDAESERVVQDALDRVMVSRTTIVVAHRLSTIKGADMIAVIKEGKVAEKGKHEALMRIKDGVYASLVELRSNSE; translated from the exons ATGGACGCCACAGCAGAAGCTAGCGGTGGAGGAAAAGATGACCGGCCGGAGAAGAAGGTGCCGTTGTTGGGCATGTTCAGGTACGCCGACCGCCTCGACGTGCTGCTCATGGCGGTCGGCTCGCTGGGGGCGGTGGCCAACGGCGTGTCGGAGCCCCTCATATCCATCCTCTTTGGAGACGTCATCAACTCCTTCGGCCAGAGCACGACCAGCACCGTCCTCCGCGCTGTCACCAAG GTTTGTCTCAACTTCATATATCTGGGCGTTGGGGCAGCAGTGGCTTCCTTCCTTC AGGTGTCGTGCTGGATGATGGCAGGAGAAAGGCACTCATCCCGCATCCGTTCCTTGTACCTGAAATCAGTTCTGAGGCAAGACATTGCATTCTTCGATACACAAATGACAACAGGCGAAGCAGTTTCTAGAATGTCTAGCGATACGGTCATGATTCAAGATGCTCTTGGTGAGAAG GCAGGGAAGCTTGTACAACACACATCCGCCTTCTTTGGGGGTTTTATCATAGCATTCACAAAAGGCTGGCTCCTTACCCTTGCCATGCTAACATCACTACCACTAATTGCTATCGCTGGTTCAGTATCTGCACAACTGCTAACCCAGATTTCTAGCAAGCGACTAACATCGTATAGTGATGCTGCAGACACAGTTGAACTTACAATTGGATCTATACGAACA GTTGTGTCCTTCAATGGCGAGAAAGAGGCTATAGAAATGTACAATaaattcataaaaaatgcatacATGACTGTTGTTGAGGAAGGCCTTGTCAGTGGTTTTGGCATGGGCTCTGTCTTCTGCATCATATTTAGCAGCTATGGCCTAGCCTTCTGGTATGGTGGAAAGCTGATCATTGACAAAGGTTATACCGGAGGGAAGATCATCACTGTTTTGTTCGCCGTATTGACTGGCGCAAC TTCGTTAGGTAATGCAACACCATCAATTTCTGCAATTGTGGGAGGTCAATCTGCAGCATACAGACTGTTCGAAACGATTGAGAGGAAACCCAAGATAGATTCAGATGATACCAGCGGCATAGTCTTGGAAAATATCAAGGGTGATGTTGAGATAAAGGATGTATACTTTAGCTACCCTGCAAGACCCGAACAGTTAGTATTAGATGGACTGTCATTACAAGTAGCTtgtggaacaacaatggccatagTTGGAGAGAGTGGAAGTGGCAAGTCAACTGTTATCAGCCTAGTTGAAAGATTCTATGATCCACAGGCTGGCGAAGTTTTGATAGATGGAGTCAACATCAAGAATCTGAATCTTGACTGGATAAGAGGGCAGATCGGCCTTGTTAGCCAAGAACCATCGCTGTTTATGACCTCCATTAAAGATAACATAATCTATGGTAAAGAAGATGCAACTCTTGAAGAGATCAAGAGAGCAGCCGAGCTCGCGAATGCAGCAAGCTTCATCGACAAGTTACCAAAT GGATACAATACATTGGTTGGCCAACATGGCACTCTGCTTTCTGGAGGACAAAAACAAAGAATTGCAATTGCAAGAGCCATCCTTAAAGATCCAAAAATTCTTTTGCTAGATGAAGCAACAAGTGCACTGGATGTAGAATCTGAGAGGATAGTTCAGGAGGCACTCAATAGGATAATGGTACAAAGAACCACACTCGTCGTTGCCCATCGTGTGAGCACTGTAAGGAATGTTGACTGCATCACAGTTGTTCATCAGGGGAAAATAGTGGAACAAG GTCCTCATCAAGCATTGGTGAAGGATCCCAGTGGAGCTTACTCCCAGCTTATTAGGCTACAAGAAACTCATGGTAATGAAAGACGTAAAATACAGGATCCTGGAGTGCACAATTCCTTATCAAAAAGCACTTCTTTGTCAATTAGACAGTCAATGCCTAAAGATTCTTTTGGCAATAGCAACAAATACTCCTTCAGATCTGTTGAGTTGCAAGAGGATGAAATGACAGGTGAACAGAACAAAGACGACCTTCCCGATGGGAAGACCCTTCAGAAAGCACCAATTGGACGTCTTTTTTATCTTAACAAGCCAGAGGTGCCATTTCTTCTGCTCGGTGTTATAGCAGCATCGGTGCATGGAATCATTTTCCCATTGTTTGGCATACTAATGTCTGGCATTATAAAATCATTCTACGAGCCACCAGATAAGCTGCGAAAAGATTCTAGCTTTTGGGCATTGATAGCTGTTGTTCTGGGGGTTGCAGCTTTCATTGCAATCCCTGCAGAATATCTTTTGTTTGGAATTGCTGGTGGCAAGCTTATAGAGCGTGTTCGTACTCTGTCATTTCAAAATATTGTGCATCAGGAAATTGCTTGGTTTGATAATCCCTCAAATTCCAG TGGTGCACTTGGTACACGGCTCTCAGTCGATGCATTAAATGTTCGGCGCTTAGTTGGAGATAACCTGGGCATTATAGTGCAGTCTACAGCCGCAATAATCACTGGCTTTGTCATAGCATTTACGGCGGACTGGAGGCTTGCACTCATTATCACTTGTGTCATTCCTTTAGTGGGTGCACAAGGTTATGCTCAGGTGAAGTTCTTCAAGGGGTTCAGTGAAGAAGCTAAG GAGATGTATGAAGATGCAAGTCAAGTTGCAACTGATGCTGTCAGTAGTATCAGAACTATAGCATCTTTCTGTGCAGAGAAAAGAGTGGTTACAACATATAACAAGAAATGTGAAGCTTTAAGGAAACAAGGGGTTCAAACTGGAATTGTTGGAGGGCTTGGTTTTGGTTTCTCACTCTTGGTTTTGTATCTGACATATGCTCTATGTTTCTATGTTGGTGCAAAGTTTGTACGTCAGGGAAAAACTACTTTTGCGGATGTTTTCAAA GTTTTCTTTGCCTTAGTTTTGGCGGCTGTTGGGGTTTCGCAGGCAAGTGCATTGGCATCTAATGCGACAAAGGCAAGACATTCAGCTATTTCTGTTTTCAGTATTCTAGATCGGAAGTCAAAAATTGATACAAGCAGTGATGAGGGCCTCATGTTGGAAAATGTCACTGGCGATATTGATTTTAGTAATGTCAGTTTCAAGTACCCATCACGCCCTGATGTCCAAATATTCAGTGACTTTACATTGCATATTCCTTCCAGAAAG ACCATGGCACTAGTTGGAGAAAGTGGTAGTGGCAAGTCCACGATAATTGCTTTACTGGAGCGTTTCTATGATCCTGATTCTGGTAGAATCTTAGTAGATGGAGTCCAAATTAAGAGCTTGAGGATTAGCTGGTTAAGAGATCAGATGGGGTTGGTAGGCCAGGAGCCAGTGCTTTTCAACGACACAATCCGTGCAAACATAACATATGGGAAACACGGAGAGGCGACAGAGGAACAAGTCACGGTTGCGGCGAAGGCAGCAAATGCTCATGAGTTCATATCAAGCTTGCCACAGGGATACGACACTCCGGTTGGCGAGAAAGGAGTACAACTATCTGGTGGGCAGAAACAGCGGGTAGCTATTGCAAGGGCCATTATAAAGGACCCGAAGATACTACTACTTGATGAGGCAACCAGTGCCCTGGATGCGGAATCGGAGCGTGTCGTTCAAGATGCATTGGATCGAGTCATGGTGAGCAGGACCACAATAGTGGTGGCTCACCGCCTCTCCACGATCAAAGGGGCTGATATGATTGCAGTCATCAAGGAAGGCAAAGTTGCTGAGAAGGGCAAGCATGAGGCCCTGATGCGAATCAAGGATGGAGTCTATGCATCGCTAGTAGAACTTCGTTCAAATTCTGAGTAG